The Alphaproteobacteria bacterium genome contains a region encoding:
- a CDS encoding acyl-CoA dehydrogenase family protein, which yields MNRPESVSLPSPYFREEHELLRAQIRRFVETEIKPHGLKWEEQGYVPREVLRRMGELGFLGIRYPAEYGGSEMDTLGSIVLAEELGRSTFSGAAITILVHTDMASVHMANAGTAAQKARWMPEIVAGRAITAVAVTEPDAGSDVKAIRTTARRNGDHYVLNGTKMFITNGVHADVYFVAAKSAPDARPSQQISMFIVEKGTPGFRVSRALDKHGWRSSDTAELVFEDCRIPAENLLGKEGRGFYAIMSNFQNERTVIGAMAMGEAHAALDLTLDYVTTRKAFGGTLYDKQGIRQRLAMLAARVEAGRQLVYHAAFLDAQGVDCTREVSMVKAYCGELVNEVMYACLQFHGGMGYMRESTIERMARDARVQNIGGGATEVMLEEIAKRLKR from the coding sequence ATGAACCGCCCCGAATCCGTCTCCCTCCCCTCGCCGTATTTCCGCGAGGAGCACGAGCTCCTGCGCGCGCAAATCCGCCGCTTCGTCGAGACCGAGATCAAGCCGCACGGCCTGAAGTGGGAGGAGCAGGGCTACGTCCCGCGCGAGGTGCTGCGCCGCATGGGCGAGCTTGGCTTCCTCGGTATCCGCTACCCGGCCGAATACGGCGGCAGCGAAATGGACACGCTCGGCTCGATCGTGCTTGCCGAGGAGCTCGGCCGCTCGACCTTCTCGGGAGCGGCGATCACCATCCTGGTGCACACCGACATGGCCTCGGTGCACATGGCAAACGCGGGCACGGCGGCGCAAAAGGCGCGCTGGATGCCCGAGATCGTCGCCGGCCGCGCGATCACGGCAGTCGCGGTGACCGAGCCGGATGCGGGGTCGGACGTGAAGGCGATCCGCACCACGGCGCGGCGCAACGGCGACCATTATGTGCTCAACGGCACCAAGATGTTCATCACCAATGGCGTGCATGCCGACGTCTATTTTGTCGCCGCCAAGAGCGCGCCGGACGCGCGTCCCTCACAGCAGATCTCGATGTTCATCGTCGAGAAAGGCACGCCCGGTTTTCGGGTGAGCCGCGCGCTCGACAAGCACGGCTGGCGCTCATCCGACACCGCCGAGCTCGTGTTCGAGGACTGCCGCATTCCAGCCGAAAATCTGCTCGGCAAGGAAGGCCGCGGCTTTTACGCAATCATGAGCAACTTCCAGAACGAGCGCACCGTGATCGGCGCTATGGCAATGGGCGAGGCGCACGCCGCGCTCGATCTCACGCTCGACTACGTGACGACGCGCAAGGCGTTCGGCGGCACGCTCTACGACAAGCAGGGAATCCGCCAGCGCCTCGCCATGCTCGCGGCACGAGTCGAGGCCGGGCGGCAGCTCGTCTATCACGCGGCCTTCCTCGATGCGCAGGGCGTCGACTGCACCCGCGAGGTTTCGATGGTGAAGGCCTACTGCGGCGAGCTGGTCAACGAGGTGATGTACGCCTGCCTGCAATTCCACGGCGGCATGGGTTATATGCGCGAATCGACGATCGAGCGCATGGCGCGCGATGCCCGCGTGCAGAATATCGGCGGCGGCGCCACCGAAGTGATGCTCGAAGAGATCGCCAAGCGGCTGAAACGCTAG
- a CDS encoding zinc-finger domain-containing protein, translated as MAEHIVPHFQNDPGVPVIEIGAKEFMCIGAKPPFDHPHVFCDMGDDHEFICSYCSTLYRYNPKLHADQSIPPECAWVPAAA; from the coding sequence ATGGCCGAGCACATCGTTCCGCATTTCCAAAACGACCCCGGGGTACCCGTCATCGAGATCGGCGCGAAGGAATTCATGTGCATCGGCGCAAAGCCCCCCTTCGATCATCCGCATGTGTTCTGCGACATGGGCGACGACCATGAATTCATCTGTTCGTATTGCTCCACGCTTTATCGGTACAACCCGAAACTCCACGCCGACCAGTCGATCCCGCCGGAATGCGCCTGGGTGCCGGCCGCCGCCTGA
- a CDS encoding transporter substrate-binding domain-containing protein, which yields MAVPSGMMCDNIGRTGKFRPRNLAWLLLLVSLGGPPAHADDPAQTLAPTGALRAVYIAANPVQASIDPATKEVRGPAADIARELGKGAGVPVTVTGVRGVDGVIDAVKNGAADIGFVAFDPIRAEQVDFSQNYSLAQNTYLVPEKSPIVSVADVDRAGVRVGVGTRDAGDYFLTRTLKAATLVRNEGGAGDAVVKALLGGELDAYAGNRMRLHEAAKKTSGLRLVPDNFYGVEQAVIVPKGETARLAIINRFIDETRASGFIAESIARAGLVGVDVAPPESRSPK from the coding sequence ATGGCCGTGCCCTCAGGGATGATGTGCGACAACATCGGCCGAACCGGAAAGTTCCGGCCCCGGAACCTGGCCTGGCTGCTGCTTCTTGTCTCTTTGGGCGGGCCCCCAGCGCATGCCGATGATCCGGCTCAGACTCTTGCCCCGACCGGCGCGCTGCGCGCCGTCTACATTGCGGCCAATCCCGTCCAGGCGTCTATCGACCCTGCGACCAAAGAGGTGCGTGGTCCGGCCGCCGACATTGCGCGCGAGCTCGGCAAGGGCGCCGGCGTACCGGTCACGGTGACGGGCGTGCGCGGCGTCGACGGCGTGATCGATGCCGTGAAGAACGGCGCGGCGGACATCGGCTTTGTGGCGTTCGATCCCATTCGCGCCGAGCAAGTCGACTTCTCGCAGAATTATTCGCTGGCGCAGAACACTTATCTCGTACCGGAGAAATCGCCGATCGTATCCGTCGCGGACGTCGATCGCGCGGGCGTGCGCGTCGGGGTGGGTACGCGCGATGCCGGCGACTATTTCCTCACGCGCACGCTCAAGGCGGCGACGCTGGTGCGCAACGAGGGCGGTGCGGGCGATGCGGTGGTGAAGGCTCTGCTCGGCGGGGAGCTCGACGCCTACGCGGGCAACCGCATGCGGCTGCACGAAGCCGCAAAGAAAACATCAGGCCTGCGGCTGGTGCCGGATAATTTCTACGGCGTGGAGCAGGCGGTGATCGTGCCGAAGGGAGAAACCGCGCGCCTCGCGATCATCAACCGCTTCATCGACGAAACGCGCGCCTCGGGATTCATCGCCGAATCGATTGCGCGCGCGGGACTCGTTGGTGTCGATGTCGCGCCGCCGGAATCGCGCAGCCCAAAATAA
- a CDS encoding methionine synthase, which translates to MFETTIAGSLPKPSWLAETNKLWPQWKLAGDELAAAKADATLLALKSQEDAGIDIVTDGEMSRQHFVHGFLEYVDGIDFAHKVEMGIRADRYKAMVPQVVGELKLKGRVHASEARLARAHTKKKLKVTMPGPMTIIDTIADRHYSDRVRMAMAFASLLNQEARALEADGVDVIQFDEPAFNVYMDEAAGWGIEALHRAIEGVSATTAVHICYGYGIKANTDWKATLGSEWRQYETVFPALAKSRIGQVSLECRNSKVPMSLMKLLDGKDVLVGVIDVASDEIETPEDVAAVIGEAMKYVAKDKIIPCTNCGMAPMRREIASAKLAALGKGAELARRRYG; encoded by the coding sequence ATGTTCGAGACCACTATCGCCGGAAGCCTGCCGAAGCCGTCATGGCTCGCCGAGACCAACAAGCTGTGGCCGCAATGGAAACTTGCGGGCGATGAACTGGCCGCCGCCAAGGCCGACGCGACGTTGCTGGCGCTGAAGAGCCAAGAAGATGCCGGCATCGACATCGTCACCGACGGTGAGATGTCGCGGCAGCATTTCGTGCACGGCTTTCTCGAATATGTCGACGGCATCGACTTCGCGCACAAGGTCGAGATGGGCATCCGCGCCGACCGTTATAAGGCGATGGTGCCGCAGGTCGTCGGCGAGCTGAAACTGAAGGGCCGCGTGCACGCGAGCGAAGCGCGGCTTGCACGCGCTCACACGAAGAAAAAGCTCAAGGTCACGATGCCGGGGCCGATGACCATCATCGACACCATCGCGGATCGTCACTATAGCGACCGCGTCAGGATGGCGATGGCGTTTGCGAGCCTGCTCAACCAGGAAGCGCGCGCGCTCGAGGCCGACGGCGTCGACGTGATCCAGTTCGACGAGCCGGCGTTCAATGTCTACATGGACGAGGCCGCCGGCTGGGGTATCGAGGCACTGCATCGCGCGATCGAGGGTGTGTCCGCCACCACGGCGGTGCACATCTGCTACGGCTACGGCATCAAGGCGAACACCGACTGGAAGGCGACGCTCGGCTCCGAGTGGCGGCAATACGAGACGGTGTTTCCGGCACTCGCAAAAAGCCGCATCGGCCAGGTCTCGCTCGAGTGCCGCAACTCCAAGGTACCGATGAGCCTGATGAAGCTGCTCGACGGCAAGGACGTGCTGGTCGGCGTGATCGACGTCGCGAGCGATGAGATCGAGACGCCGGAGGATGTCGCCGCGGTGATCGGCGAAGCGATGAAATATGTCGCGAAGGACAAGATCATCCCTTGCACCAATTGCGGCATGGCGCCGATGCGGCGCGAAATCGCGAGCGCGAAGCTCGCGGCGCTTGGGAAGGGCGCCGAGCTGGCGCGAAGGAGATACGGCTAG
- a CDS encoding Thivi_2564 family membrane protein, giving the protein MTASLLISVLVTFLVVILILYLINLLPIDGRAKQIVRIIVIIIGVLSLLKYIAVF; this is encoded by the coding sequence ATGACGGCATCGCTCCTGATCAGCGTCCTCGTTACGTTTCTGGTCGTTATTCTCATTCTCTACCTGATCAACCTGCTGCCGATCGATGGGCGCGCAAAGCAGATCGTGCGCATCATTGTGATCATCATCGGCGTGCTGTCGCTGTTGAAGTATATCGCGGTGTTCTGA
- a CDS encoding heavy metal translocating P-type ATPase yields the protein MAETAQHNHDHAEAGRAIDPVCGMTVDPRATQHRHQHGADTYYFCSAGCRTKFAADPVEYLEKETRDAEPASAGAIYTCPMHPEIRQAGPGSCPICGMALEPELASGDAGPNPELADMSRRFWTGLVLTLPVFAIEMGAHVLGGHGFVDPRLSNWIQFACATPVVLWAGWPFFVRGWQSVVTRNLNMFTLIAMGTGIAYLYSTVATVVPGVFPAAFRDHSGAVATYFEAAAVITVLVLLGQMLELRAREQTSGAIRALIDLAPKTARRVREGNEQEIPLDEVAVGDVLRVRPGDKVPVDGVVVEGRSSVDESLVTGESMPVGKDAGAKAIAGTLNTTGSFLMRAEKVGRDTMLAQIVQMVAAAQRSRAPIQRLADRVAAWFVPAVIAVAVLAFAAWATLGPEPRFAYATVAAVTVLIIACPCALGLATPMSIMVGVGRGARAGVLIRNAEALERMEAIDTLVIDKTGTLTEGKPKVTAIILALGFDEATVLRHAASVEQASEHPLAAAIVSGARQRNLALTPVTDFEAPTGKGALGMVEGKRVALGSAGFFAELRVATAGLNGQAEELRHDGATAIFVAIDGKAAGVIAIADPVKPTTQTALDSLRDAGVRIVMLTGDNRTTAQAIARRLGITEIEAEVLPDQKSAVIERLRREGRRVAMAGDGVNDAPALAAADVGIAMGTGTDVAIESAGITLLKGDLTGIVRAQKLSQQVMSNIRQNLFLAFIYNAAGVPIAAGVLYPVLGILLSPIVGAAAMAASSVSVVANALRLRKVAL from the coding sequence ATGGCCGAGACGGCGCAGCACAATCACGATCACGCGGAGGCCGGGCGGGCCATCGATCCGGTCTGCGGCATGACGGTCGATCCGCGCGCAACGCAGCATCGCCATCAGCATGGCGCCGACACCTATTATTTTTGCTCGGCCGGTTGCCGCACGAAATTCGCCGCCGACCCGGTTGAATATCTCGAAAAGGAGACGCGCGACGCCGAACCCGCGTCCGCAGGCGCGATCTATACCTGCCCGATGCACCCGGAGATCCGGCAGGCCGGCCCCGGCTCGTGCCCGATCTGCGGCATGGCGCTCGAGCCCGAGCTCGCCAGCGGCGATGCCGGTCCCAATCCCGAACTCGCCGACATGAGCCGGCGCTTCTGGACCGGCCTCGTCCTGACGCTGCCGGTGTTCGCGATCGAGATGGGCGCGCACGTTCTGGGCGGCCACGGCTTCGTCGACCCACGGCTTTCGAACTGGATCCAGTTCGCGTGTGCGACGCCGGTGGTGCTGTGGGCGGGCTGGCCGTTCTTCGTGCGCGGATGGCAATCTGTCGTCACGCGCAATCTCAACATGTTCACGCTGATCGCGATGGGCACCGGCATCGCGTATCTCTACAGCACCGTCGCGACGGTCGTGCCCGGCGTTTTCCCCGCGGCATTCCGCGATCATTCGGGTGCGGTTGCGACCTACTTCGAGGCCGCTGCGGTCATCACCGTGCTCGTCCTGCTCGGCCAGATGCTGGAGCTGCGCGCCCGCGAGCAGACCTCGGGCGCGATCCGCGCCCTGATCGACCTCGCGCCCAAGACCGCACGGCGTGTTCGCGAGGGCAATGAACAGGAAATCCCCCTCGATGAGGTCGCGGTCGGCGACGTCTTGCGCGTCCGCCCAGGCGACAAGGTTCCGGTCGATGGTGTCGTCGTCGAAGGACGTTCGTCGGTGGACGAGTCGCTGGTGACGGGCGAGTCGATGCCGGTCGGCAAGGACGCCGGCGCGAAGGCGATCGCCGGGACGCTCAACACGACCGGCTCGTTCCTGATGCGCGCCGAAAAGGTCGGCCGCGACACCATGCTGGCGCAGATCGTGCAGATGGTGGCGGCGGCGCAGCGCTCACGCGCGCCGATCCAGCGCCTCGCCGATCGGGTGGCGGCCTGGTTTGTGCCCGCGGTGATCGCGGTCGCCGTGCTGGCGTTTGCGGCCTGGGCGACCTTGGGGCCGGAGCCACGCTTTGCTTACGCAACAGTCGCGGCGGTGACGGTGCTGATCATCGCCTGCCCCTGCGCACTCGGGCTCGCCACGCCGATGTCCATCATGGTCGGCGTCGGGCGCGGCGCTAGAGCCGGCGTGCTGATCCGAAATGCCGAAGCGCTCGAGCGGATGGAAGCGATCGACACGCTGGTGATCGACAAGACCGGCACGCTCACCGAAGGCAAACCGAAGGTCACCGCGATCATCCTGGCGCTCGGCTTCGACGAGGCGACCGTGCTGCGCCATGCCGCGAGCGTCGAGCAGGCGAGCGAACACCCGCTCGCCGCCGCCATCGTCTCGGGCGCGCGGCAACGCAATCTCGCGCTCACGCCGGTGACGGATTTCGAGGCGCCGACCGGCAAGGGCGCCCTCGGCATGGTCGAGGGCAAGCGGGTCGCACTCGGCAGCGCCGGCTTCTTCGCCGAGCTGAGGGTCGCGACCGCCGGCCTGAACGGTCAGGCCGAGGAATTGCGCCACGACGGCGCGACCGCGATCTTTGTCGCGATCGACGGAAAGGCCGCGGGCGTCATCGCGATTGCCGATCCGGTCAAGCCGACAACGCAGACAGCGCTTGACTCGCTGCGCGATGCCGGCGTCCGTATCGTGATGCTCACGGGCGACAACCGCACCACCGCGCAGGCAATCGCGCGCCGGCTCGGCATCACCGAAATCGAAGCCGAAGTGCTCCCCGATCAAAAGAGCGCGGTCATCGAGCGGCTGCGGCGCGAAGGCCGCAGGGTCGCGATGGCGGGCGATGGCGTCAACGATGCGCCAGCGCTTGCGGCCGCCGATGTCGGCATCGCGATGGGGACCGGCACGGATGTGGCGATCGAAAGCGCCGGCATCACGCTGCTCAAAGGCGACCTGACCGGCATCGTGCGCGCGCAAAAACTCTCGCAGCAGGTGATGAGCAACATCCGGCAAAACCTCTTCCTCGCCTTCATCTACAATGCCGCGGGCGTGCCGATCGCGGCCGGCGTGCTCTATCCGGTGCTCGGCATCCTGCTCTCTCCGATCGTCGGAGCAGCCGCGATGGCGGCCTCGTCGGTGAGCGTCGTGGCCAATGCGCTGCGCTTGCGGAAGGTCGCGCTCTAA
- a CDS encoding metal-sensitive transcriptional regulator, which produces MRREAKAATLKRLGRIEGQVRGLARMVEGDRYCIDVVTQISAVRAALRKAEEEILRDHVGHCVEGAIASGNKGDQRRKIAELMDVLGRADR; this is translated from the coding sequence ATGCGACGGGAAGCCAAGGCCGCGACGCTGAAAAGGCTGGGACGGATCGAGGGCCAGGTGCGCGGGCTCGCGCGCATGGTCGAGGGCGACCGCTACTGCATCGACGTCGTAACCCAGATCAGCGCGGTGCGCGCCGCCTTGCGCAAGGCGGAGGAGGAAATCCTGCGCGATCACGTCGGGCACTGCGTCGAGGGCGCGATTGCCTCGGGCAACAAGGGAGATCAGCGGCGCAAGATCGCCGAGCTGATGGATGTGCTCGGGCGGGCTGATCGTTGA
- a CDS encoding FAD-dependent monooxygenase — protein MARSRTIVIAGAGIGGLTAALALTRAGYRAVIVEQTPRLEETGAGIQLSPNATRLLSELGLLDRLRPHAVAPEAIRIIRAETGRDIARIPLGHAAERRYGAPYWVIHRADLQGVLAAAIEESADVTLRLGARVEDFAIHQHGLTVQMRTAQGLRDEQGVALIGADGLWSTLRTRLGDRHQPRFARRTAWRAVVPATRLSGELREPLTCLWLGRDAHLVHYPVKAGAMVNIVAIVRDDWHAEGWTAPGRPADLLPRFSRFAPAARALIGIPESWQKWALFDRAPQRIRQQGPVTLLGDAAHPMLPFLAQGGAMAIEDAAVLARCLEQNDELAPALRAYERLRYRRVARAQNEARRNSWRYHLAGPLGFARDMFLRAAGGERLLHRYDWLYDWKP, from the coding sequence GTGGCCCGTTCCCGCACCATCGTCATCGCCGGGGCCGGCATTGGCGGGTTGACCGCCGCGCTTGCGCTCACGCGCGCCGGTTATCGTGCGGTGATCGTCGAACAGACGCCGCGGCTGGAGGAAACCGGCGCCGGCATCCAGCTTTCGCCAAACGCAACGCGCCTGCTCTCGGAACTGGGCTTGCTGGACCGGCTGCGGCCTCATGCCGTGGCGCCGGAGGCGATCCGGATCATCCGGGCCGAGACCGGCCGCGACATCGCGCGCATCCCGCTCGGCCACGCCGCCGAGCGCCGCTACGGCGCACCGTATTGGGTGATCCACCGTGCCGACCTGCAAGGCGTGCTCGCCGCCGCCATCGAAGAAAGCGCCGACGTCACGTTGCGGCTCGGCGCGCGCGTGGAGGATTTCGCAATCCATCAGCACGGCCTCACCGTGCAGATGCGCACCGCGCAGGGGCTACGTGACGAACAGGGCGTCGCGCTGATCGGCGCGGACGGACTATGGTCGACGCTGCGTACGCGATTGGGCGACCGGCATCAGCCCCGCTTCGCGCGGCGCACCGCGTGGCGCGCCGTCGTGCCTGCCACGCGGTTGAGCGGCGAGCTGCGCGAGCCCCTCACCTGCCTGTGGCTCGGGCGCGATGCGCATCTCGTGCACTATCCGGTCAAGGCAGGCGCGATGGTCAATATCGTCGCGATCGTGCGCGACGATTGGCACGCCGAGGGCTGGACCGCGCCAGGGAGGCCCGCCGATCTCCTGCCGCGCTTTTCGCGTTTCGCGCCGGCTGCGCGCGCGCTGATCGGCATCCCGGAAAGCTGGCAGAAATGGGCTTTGTTCGACCGCGCACCGCAGCGCATTCGCCAGCAGGGTCCGGTCACCCTGCTCGGCGACGCCGCGCACCCGATGCTGCCGTTTCTCGCTCAGGGCGGCGCCATGGCGATCGAGGATGCGGCCGTGCTTGCGCGCTGTCTCGAGCAGAACGACGAGCTCGCGCCCGCGCTGCGAGCCTATGAGCGGCTGCGCTATCGCCGCGTGGCGCGCGCGCAGAACGAGGCGCGGAGGAATTCCTGGCGCTATCACCTCGCCGGTCCGCTCGGCTTTGCGCGCGACATGTTCCTGCGAGCGGCGGGCGGCGAAAGGCTCTTGCATCGCTACGACTGGCTGTATGATTGGAAGCCATAG
- a CDS encoding DUF488 family protein, translating into MAKKAAPAKRRPSARTNICVKRVYEPPSNDDGLRILVDRLWPRGISKSNLKLDSWVKHLSPSNELRQWYQHDPKKFSEFRKRYLVELKPQGEGLAELRAAIKGRKVTLLTATKELDLSHATVLCELLD; encoded by the coding sequence ATGGCGAAGAAGGCTGCCCCGGCGAAGAGGCGCCCCAGCGCGAGGACAAACATCTGCGTAAAGCGCGTTTACGAGCCGCCGAGCAACGACGACGGCCTGCGCATCCTAGTCGACCGGCTGTGGCCGCGCGGCATCTCGAAATCGAACCTCAAGCTCGATTCCTGGGTGAAGCACCTCTCGCCCAGCAACGAGTTGCGCCAGTGGTACCAGCACGATCCGAAGAAGTTCTCAGAATTCCGCAAGCGCTATCTCGTGGAGCTGAAACCGCAAGGCGAGGGCCTCGCCGAATTGCGTGCGGCCATAAAGGGCCGCAAGGTCACGCTGCTCACCGCCACGAAGGAACTCGATCTCAGCCACGCGACCGTGCTGTGCGAGCTGTTGGACTAG